The following proteins come from a genomic window of Lycium ferocissimum isolate CSIRO_LF1 chromosome 4, AGI_CSIRO_Lferr_CH_V1, whole genome shotgun sequence:
- the LOC132051558 gene encoding probable LRR receptor-like serine/threonine-protein kinase At5g10290 isoform X1 — protein sequence MELFFAIVMLACLHSFVSPDGQGDALFALRKSLNASSDQLADWNQNQVSPCTWSKITCDDKGNVVMVSLSSMGFSGTLTPRIGVLKNVNTFSLQGNGITGKIPKEIGNLTSLTMLDLENNCLSGEIPASLGNLKKLQSLFLSRNNLTGTIPQSLSGLPNLMNLQLGSNGLTGQVPKQLFQVPKYNFTGNRLNCGLNLSHHCESYNGGSASKPTTGLIVGIAGGFLGILLLGGSLLLFWRRRHRGYRREVFVDVVGEVDRRIPFGQLRRFSWRELQLATDNFSEKNVLGQGGFGKVYKGVLNDGIKVAVKRLTDYESPGGDAAFQREVEMISVAVHRNLLRLIGFCTTPTERLLVYPYMQNLSVAYRLRELKTGEAVLNWPTRKRVALGTARGLEYLHEHCNPKIIHRDVKAANVLLDEDFEAVVGDFGLAKLVDVKKTNVTTQVRGTMGHIAPEYLSTGKSSEKTDVFGYGIMLLEIVTGQRAIDFSRLEEEDDVLLLDHVKKLQREKRLDAIVDGNLNKNYEMDEVEMMIQVALLCTQASPEDRPAMSEVVRMLEGEGLAERWEEWQHVEVNRRQEYDRLQRRFDWGEDSIFNQDAIELSGGR from the exons ATGGAACTGTTCTTTGCAATTGTGATGTTAGCGTGTCTCCACTCATTTGTCTCACCTGATGGGCAAG GAGATGCGCTGTTCGCATTGAGGAAATCACTAAATGCTTCAAGTGATCAACTTGCTGATTGGAACCAGAATCAAGTTAGTCCTTGCACTTGGTCCAAAATCACTTGTGATGATAAAGGCAATGTCGTCATGGT GTCATTATCAAGTATGGGATTCTCGGGCACTTTAACTCCCAGAATAGGTGTTCTAAAGAATGTGAATACATT CTCCTTGCAAGGAAATGGTATAACTGGTAAAATTCCCAAAGAGATAGGAAATTTAACAAGCTTGACAATGTTGGATTTAGAAAATAACTGTCTTTCCGGAGAAATACCAGCTTCGCTGGGCAATCTTAAAAAGCTTCAGTCTCT GTTTTTGAGTCGAAACAATCTCACAGGGACAATCCCTCAGTCGCTTTCGGGTCTTCCCAACTTGATGAACCT TCAGCTTGGTTCCAATGGTCTTACTGGCCAAGTTCCTAAACAGTTGTTCCAAGTTCCAAAATACAA TTTTACAGGTAATCGTTTGAATTGCGGCTTAAATCTCAGTCATCATTGTGAATCTTATAATGGAG GTTCTGCTAGTAAACCAACGACTGGTCTCATAGTTGGTATTGCTGGGGGATTTCTTGGAATTCTCCTTCTTGGAGGATCTTTGTTATTGTTCTGGAGGAGAAGGCACAGAGGCTATAGACGTGAagtatttgttgatgttgtag GTGAAGTTGATCGACGAATTCCATTTGGTCAATTGAGGAGATTTTCGTGGAGGGAATTGCAGCTTGCTACTGATAACTTTAGTGAAAAGAATGTTCTTGGCCAGGGGGGTTTTGGCAAGGTCTATAAAGGAGTGCTCAATGACGGCATTAAAGTTGCTGTGAAACGATTAACTGATTATGAGAGTCCTGGGGGAGATGCTGCATTTCAGCGAGAAGTTGAGATGATAAGCGTGGCTGTTCATAGGAATCTCTTACGGCTTATAGGATTTTGCACCACACCGACCGAACGCCTGCTAGTATACCCATATATGCAGAATCTAAGTGTTGCTTATCGCCTACGAG AACTTAAAACTGGGGAGGCTGTTTTGAATTGGCCAACTAGGAAGCGTGTGGCACTGGGTACTGCACGTGGACTTGAATACCTACATGAACACTGTAATCCAAAGATTATTCACCGTGATGTTAAAGCAGCTAATGTATTACTAGATGAAGATTTTGAAGCTGTAGTTGGTGATTTTGGCCTGGCAAAGCTAGTTGATGTTAAGAAGACCAATGTGACAACTCAAGTTCGTGGTACAATGGGCCATATAGCTCCTGAATACTTATCCACTGGCAAATCATCAGAAAAAACTGATGTTTTTGGCTATGGAATCATGCTTTTGGAAATTGTAACGGGCCAACGTGCAATAGACTTCTCACGcctagaagaagaagatgatgtcTTGTTGCTTGACCAT GTGAAAAAACTGCAAAGGGAGAAAAGACTGGATGCAATTGTAGACGGGAATTTGAATAAGAACTACGAGATGGATGAAGTGGAGATGATGATTCAGGTGGCATTGCTGTGCACTCAGGCATCACCGGAGGACCGTCCAGCAATGTCGGAGGTGGTGAGGATGCTGGAAGGAGAAGGGCTTGCTGAGAGATGGGAAGAGTGGCAGCACGTTGAAGTCAACCGTAGGCAAGAATATGATAGACTTCAGAGACGATTTGATTGGGGAGAAGATTCTATCTTTAATCAGGATGCCATTGAGCTATCTGGTGGAAGATGA
- the LOC132051558 gene encoding probable LRR receptor-like serine/threonine-protein kinase At5g10290 isoform X2 produces MELFFAIVMLACLHSFVSPDGQGDALFALRKSLNASSDQLADWNQNQVSPCTWSKITCDDKGNVVMVSLSSMGFSGTLTPRIGVLKNVNTFSLQGNGITGKIPKEIGNLTSLTMLDLENNCLSGEIPASLGNLKKLQSLFLSRNNLTGTIPQSLSGLPNLMNLQLGSNGLTGQVPKQLFQVPKYNFTGNRLNCGLNLSHHCESYNGGEVDRRIPFGQLRRFSWRELQLATDNFSEKNVLGQGGFGKVYKGVLNDGIKVAVKRLTDYESPGGDAAFQREVEMISVAVHRNLLRLIGFCTTPTERLLVYPYMQNLSVAYRLRELKTGEAVLNWPTRKRVALGTARGLEYLHEHCNPKIIHRDVKAANVLLDEDFEAVVGDFGLAKLVDVKKTNVTTQVRGTMGHIAPEYLSTGKSSEKTDVFGYGIMLLEIVTGQRAIDFSRLEEEDDVLLLDHVKKLQREKRLDAIVDGNLNKNYEMDEVEMMIQVALLCTQASPEDRPAMSEVVRMLEGEGLAERWEEWQHVEVNRRQEYDRLQRRFDWGEDSIFNQDAIELSGGR; encoded by the exons ATGGAACTGTTCTTTGCAATTGTGATGTTAGCGTGTCTCCACTCATTTGTCTCACCTGATGGGCAAG GAGATGCGCTGTTCGCATTGAGGAAATCACTAAATGCTTCAAGTGATCAACTTGCTGATTGGAACCAGAATCAAGTTAGTCCTTGCACTTGGTCCAAAATCACTTGTGATGATAAAGGCAATGTCGTCATGGT GTCATTATCAAGTATGGGATTCTCGGGCACTTTAACTCCCAGAATAGGTGTTCTAAAGAATGTGAATACATT CTCCTTGCAAGGAAATGGTATAACTGGTAAAATTCCCAAAGAGATAGGAAATTTAACAAGCTTGACAATGTTGGATTTAGAAAATAACTGTCTTTCCGGAGAAATACCAGCTTCGCTGGGCAATCTTAAAAAGCTTCAGTCTCT GTTTTTGAGTCGAAACAATCTCACAGGGACAATCCCTCAGTCGCTTTCGGGTCTTCCCAACTTGATGAACCT TCAGCTTGGTTCCAATGGTCTTACTGGCCAAGTTCCTAAACAGTTGTTCCAAGTTCCAAAATACAA TTTTACAGGTAATCGTTTGAATTGCGGCTTAAATCTCAGTCATCATTGTGAATCTTATAATGGAG GTGAAGTTGATCGACGAATTCCATTTGGTCAATTGAGGAGATTTTCGTGGAGGGAATTGCAGCTTGCTACTGATAACTTTAGTGAAAAGAATGTTCTTGGCCAGGGGGGTTTTGGCAAGGTCTATAAAGGAGTGCTCAATGACGGCATTAAAGTTGCTGTGAAACGATTAACTGATTATGAGAGTCCTGGGGGAGATGCTGCATTTCAGCGAGAAGTTGAGATGATAAGCGTGGCTGTTCATAGGAATCTCTTACGGCTTATAGGATTTTGCACCACACCGACCGAACGCCTGCTAGTATACCCATATATGCAGAATCTAAGTGTTGCTTATCGCCTACGAG AACTTAAAACTGGGGAGGCTGTTTTGAATTGGCCAACTAGGAAGCGTGTGGCACTGGGTACTGCACGTGGACTTGAATACCTACATGAACACTGTAATCCAAAGATTATTCACCGTGATGTTAAAGCAGCTAATGTATTACTAGATGAAGATTTTGAAGCTGTAGTTGGTGATTTTGGCCTGGCAAAGCTAGTTGATGTTAAGAAGACCAATGTGACAACTCAAGTTCGTGGTACAATGGGCCATATAGCTCCTGAATACTTATCCACTGGCAAATCATCAGAAAAAACTGATGTTTTTGGCTATGGAATCATGCTTTTGGAAATTGTAACGGGCCAACGTGCAATAGACTTCTCACGcctagaagaagaagatgatgtcTTGTTGCTTGACCAT GTGAAAAAACTGCAAAGGGAGAAAAGACTGGATGCAATTGTAGACGGGAATTTGAATAAGAACTACGAGATGGATGAAGTGGAGATGATGATTCAGGTGGCATTGCTGTGCACTCAGGCATCACCGGAGGACCGTCCAGCAATGTCGGAGGTGGTGAGGATGCTGGAAGGAGAAGGGCTTGCTGAGAGATGGGAAGAGTGGCAGCACGTTGAAGTCAACCGTAGGCAAGAATATGATAGACTTCAGAGACGATTTGATTGGGGAGAAGATTCTATCTTTAATCAGGATGCCATTGAGCTATCTGGTGGAAGATGA